GGGTGCTGCACGACATTGGTAAAATCAAGGTTGATAACAAGATTTTGCATAAGCCGGGCAAGCTGACTCCGGAAGAATTTGAGCACATGAAACTGCACCAGTTTTATGCGCTGGATATCATGGCCGAAGCTTCGGACTTGTCGCAAATCTCAAAAGATGTGTGCCTGATGCACCATGAAAAGCTCGATGGTCGCGGTTATCCCCGTGGCTTGAAGGGCGATGAAATCCCGCTCCATGGCCGCATGTCCTGTATCGTGGATATCTTCGATGCCCTGACGGCCACCCGCTGTTACAAAGAGGCCATGAGCCCTGCGGCCGCCTTTAAGATTTTGCTGAGCCTGACCCCTTTCCATCTGGATACAGACCTGGTGTACGAATTTATCCGCTGTATCGGTGTGTATCCTGTGGGGTCGCTGGTGGAGCTGTCGGATGGGCGTGTGGGCATTGTCTGGGAATCCAAAGACAGGGATGCCCTGAGCCCGATAGTGAAATGTTTTTACTCACTCAAGCACAGACGCTACACCGAAGTGAATTTTGTCGACCTGCTCAAGTCAGACCTGAACATAGAGCGGGGCGTCTCCCCATCCAGCCTGGATGTCGATCCCAAGCCATTTTACTGAAAAGCGAAGCCGCCCTGCCCGGAGTTTAAATTGTGGCATCACCGCAAACGGGGCAATTGGGCTGCGTGGGCAGTATCATCTGGCGCATCTCCATGGTCATGGCATCCACCATCAACAGCCGCCCCAGCAGCGGCTTGCCCATGCCGGTTATCAGCTTGATGGCCTCAACCGCCTGTAAGCACCCCATCAATCCCACCACGGGAGCCAGAATACCCGACTCGACACAGGTCAATTGCTGCTCACCAAACAGACTGGCGAAGCACTGATAACAGGGGCTGCCTCCGGCATAGTCAAACACGGTGATCATGCCTTCCATGCGAATCGCTGCAGCCGATACCAG
This sequence is a window from Shewanella zhangzhouensis. Protein-coding genes within it:
- a CDS encoding HD-GYP domain-containing protein gives rise to the protein MADRAPEAALLKLPVSKLTRGMFVAAIENNGKVAVANAGQIKSRETIAKLVKSGIHHVWVDVERSSDESGLKPKSPPGTSVPAGATRPSRANRDLRQTQAKKLLDEAKELIRKVLSETFEGKAIEVEPFEALADNMIESIMLDDDALKCVSALRDKDAYLLEHSVNVAFLLVTFGKYLNLDRDTLKQMAVGGVLHDIGKIKVDNKILHKPGKLTPEEFEHMKLHQFYALDIMAEASDLSQISKDVCLMHHEKLDGRGYPRGLKGDEIPLHGRMSCIVDIFDALTATRCYKEAMSPAAAFKILLSLTPFHLDTDLVYEFIRCIGVYPVGSLVELSDGRVGIVWESKDRDALSPIVKCFYSLKHRRYTEVNFVDLLKSDLNIERGVSPSSLDVDPKPFY